GCGGAGACCTACTTCTCACACCAGAAGGACGACATGTACAGTTACTTCCTGTACACACGGGGAGGACCTTACTGGCAAGATGTCAAGGTACAGCCTAGCCAGGGACTTTTTTGACGCTGCtgctgtaaccgatgtgaaatggctagctagttagcggtggtgcgcgctaatagcgtttcactcactttgagaccttgaagtaatgGTTCTCCTTGCtctgcagcttttgtggagcgatgggtaacgatgcttcgtgggtgactgttgttgtgtgcagagggtccctggttcgcggcgaggggacggactaatgttatactgttactctttatcttatatgcatagtcaatttaactatacatttatgtacatactacctcaattgggctaaccaaccagtgctcccgcacattggctaaccgggctatctgcattgtgtcccgccacccaccaaccccttttacgctactgctactctgttcatctctgcagtcactttaactatatctacatgtacatactacctcaatcagcctgactaaccagtgtctgtatgttgcctcgctgttttatttctttacttacctattgttcacctaacaccttttttgcactattggttagagcctgtaagtaagcatttcactgtgaggtctacacctattgtattcggcacacgtgacaaataaactttgatttcagttgcagatagaaatgccatGAATAGAGATATGATTCCAGTGTCTACATAAAGGCATATTTTTGTTTTACACAGCTCATTTCTCACTGAACATGCTCAAAGTCTCACTTGCTTGGTTTTAGCTTTTCATTTAAGGAAACGGTCTTCAAATTGTTTGCTGTCTCACACAGTACATAGGAAATGAGTGAGTCTATCACCATGTGACCTTAGTTGTGATTACTATAGGACATGAGCGAGGCTATCGCCGTGTGATCTTAGTTGTGACTATGGGACATGAGCGAGGCTATCGCCGTGTGATCTTAGTTGTGACTATGGGACATGAGCGAGGCTATCGCCGTGTGATCTTAGTTGTGACTATGGGACATGAGCGAGGCTATCGCCGTGTGATCTTAGTTGTGACTATGGGACATGAGCGAGGCTATCGCCGTGTGATCTTAGTTGTGACTACTATGGGACATGAGCGAGGATATCGCTGTGTGATCTTAGTTAAGACTACTATAGGACATGAGCGAGGCTATCGCCATGTGATCTTAGTTGTGACTACTATGGGACATGAGCGAGGCTATCGCCGTGTGATCTTAGTTGTGACTACTATGGGACATGAGCGAGGCTATCGCCGTGTGATCTTAGTTGTGACTACTATAGGACATGAGCGAGGCTATCGCCGTGTGATCTTAGTTGTGACTACTATAGGACATGAGCGAGGCTATCGCCGTGTGATCTTAGTTGTGACTACTATAGGACATGAGCGAGGCTATCGCCGTGTGATCTTAGTTGTGACTACTATAGGACATGAGCGAGGCTATCGCCGTGTGATCTTAGTTGTGACTACTATAGGACATGAGCGAGGCTATCGCCGTGTGATCTTAGTTGTGACGACTATAGGACATGAGCGAGGCTATCGCCGTGTGATCTTAGTTGTGACTACTATGGGACATGAGCGAGGCTATCGCCGTGTGATCTTAGTTGTGACTATAGGACATGAGCGAGGCTATCGCCGTGTGATCTTAGTTGTGACTACTATAGGACATGAGCGAGGCTATCGCCGTGTGATCTTAGTTGTGACTATGGGACATGAGCGAGGCTATCGCCGTGTGATCTTAGTTGTGACTACTATGGGACATGAGCGAGGCTATCGCCGTGTGATCTTAGTTGTGACTATGGGACATGAGCGAGGCTATCGCCGTGTGATCTTAGTTGTGACTATGGGACATGAGCGAGGCTATCGCCGTGTGATCTTAGTTGTGACTACTAATGGTCCAGAAGTATTTAGATGCTAACATTTGATTGCACCTTTACAGATTCCATTCTCAAAATTCTTCCTCTCTAGTCGTGGGAGGATACAAGATGATCAGCATCCTCTCTGGTTGGACAAGGTAAGAAAAATGTGAATAATACTAAGTGTACTACATAGTACTCAGACATGGGTAAAATTATGATTCACTTGCTACGTTTTTTTTGCCACTCTAATGTCCGTTTTGTGCTCCTAGGTCAACACCATTGGAATAACGTTGGGTGATAAGGCAGATGGTCCATTTCAGCTGGAGATTGATTTTGTTGCTGTGTGTAACGACCGTGCGCACACAGAGGCGTTTGCATATGAGGTGTACAAGAGGAACCCTGAAGTCTGAGGACAACAAGCATCACCTACcaagtcattaaaaaaaaaaacgctaCTTCGGGAAATGCCAAATTTACTACATGTATTTACAATCCTGAAAAAAAAGTACAAAAACTTATACGCACTGTAAAACATGTGAATTACAGATGACCAACATGTTAATGTGAACAATAAAGTTCATGACATTGTAATGGTGAAGTGTTTCAGGAACCTGAATTTAACAATCATAACAGGTTGGAACAGTATAGAGGACAGATGTAAAATAACAGGGTCTAAACTTTTACAGAAGAGTGGGGAAAAATGACAGAATAATAATTAGGTCATGACGAGGCCTCGTCTGGCTCCAAGCATATTCACTTTCTTCTGCTTCCTGTCTTCAGTCTGTTTTGTTCTCCTTTCCTCCCTTGAATCAAATAAAATATGGAAATCAATACAACAGGCAATTCAGCCATTCGGAAAGAGAACAAGTTTCAGGACAGAGTTCCCTTGGGCCTTTTTCTCCGATGTTTTGAGTAATCAACAAACGATTTTAATTCCCAGCTTTTTTCAATTACTCAAATTCCCCCATCCACTTTTAACTTTTTGTTTCTCGATACTCACCTTGTCTGAACCGGGTGCTGTTTGTAGTTCTTCTGGTgtgaagggacaatctgagacTGGTCAGCTGTGTTTTCCTTGGTCTCTCCATAAGGCTTCAGCTTCCCTACAGACACGATAAACCAGGGCGTTATTGACCAGACACGATAAACCAGGGCGTTATTGACCAGGGCGTTATTGACTAGACACGATAAACCAGGGCGTTATAAACCAGGGCGTTATTGACCAGACACGATAAACCAGGGCGTTATAAACCAGGGCGTTATTGACTAGACACGATAAACCAGGGCGTTATTGACCAGACACGATAAACCAGGGCGTTATTGACCAGGGCGTTATTGACTAGACACGATAAACCAGGGCGTTATAAACCAGGGCGTTATTGACCAGACACGATAAACCAGGGCGTTATAAACCAGGGCGTTATTGACTAGACACGATAAACCAGGGCGTTATTGACTAGACACGATAAACCAGGGCGTTATAAACCAGGGCGTTATTGACCAGACACGATAAACCAGGGCGTTATTGACCAGACACGATAAACCAGGGCGTTATTGACTAGACACGATAAACCAGGGCGTTATAAACCAGGGCGTTATTGACCAGACACGATAAACCAGGGCGTTATTGACCAGACACGATAAACCAGGGCATTATTGACTAGACACGATAAACCAGGGCGTTATTGACTAGACACAATAAACCAGGGCGTTATTGACCAGACACGATAAACCAGGGCGTTATTGACCAGGGCGTTATTGACCAGACACGATCAACCAGGGCGTTATTGACCAGACACGATCAACCAGGGCGTTATTGACCAGACGCGATCAACCAGGGCGTTATTGACCAGGGCGTTATTGACCAGACACGATAAACCAGGGCGTTATTGACCAGACACGATAAACCAGGGCGTTATTGACCAGACACGATAAACCAGGGCGTTATTGACCAGACACGATAAACCAGGGCGTTATTGACCAGACACGATAAACCAGGGCGTTATTGACCAGACACGATAAACCAGGGCGTTATTGACCAGACACGATAAACCAGGGCGTTATTGACCAGACACGATAAACCAGGGCGTTATTGACCAGACACGATAAACCAGGGCGTTATTGACCAGACACGATAAACCAGGGCGTTATTGACCAGACACGATAAACCAGGGCGTTATTGACCAGACACGATAAACCAGGGCGTTATTGACCAGACACGATAAACCAGGGCGTTATTGACTAGACACGATAAACCAGGGCGTTATTGACTAGACGCGATAAACCAGGGCGTTATTGACTAGACGCGATAAACCAGGGCGTTATTGACTAGACACGATAAACCAGGGCGTTATTGACTAGACACGATAAACCAGGGCGTTATTGACTAGACGCGATAAACCAGGGCGTTATTGACTAGACACGATAAACCAGGGCGTTATTGACTAGACGCGATAAACCAGGGCGTTATTGACTAGACGCGATAAACCAGGGCGTTATTGACTAGACACGATAAACCAGGGCGTTATTGACTAGACACGATAAACCAGGGCGTTATTGACTAGACACGATAAACCAGGGCGTTATTGACTAGACACGATAAACCAGGGCGTTATTGACTAGACACGATAAACCAGGGCGTTATTGACTAGACACGATAAACCAGGGCGTTATTGACTAGACACGATAAACCAGGGCGTTATCGACTAGACACGATAAACCAGGGCGTTATTGACCAGACACGATAAACCAGGGCGTTATCGACTTACCCCTGTGAGGCTTGTAGGTGAGAGGCTTAGAGAGACTGGCCTTCAGATCAAAGTTGGCCTTGTTGGTTCCAGGAGTGTTAGAAAGAACACTGGTGTTTCCATTAAACACAAATGCTGTTccttattaaaaaaaaaaggaaaaatacAATAGAAAACAGGAAGGAATCCATTCATTTGTAATGCATAGAAAATGCAAAGTAATGACAACATAGAAATGAGATTTAACGTGATGTAGATTTAGAAAGGACGTTACCTGGCGTCTTGGTGCTAGAGAGAACAGAGGGCTTGTTGACTTCATGTTTCCCGCCAACAACTTTAGTCTCTTTCCCAGGAGTGACGAGTTCCACACGGGTTGACGCGCGTGCTGGTGTCTTAACCATGGACCTCTTGTGCTCATTATCCCGAGTAGCCTGAGAGAACCTTTACCAAAAAAAAACAACAGTTGGACTTATTCTATAACATTTCATTCTAGAAAACGGTCACCTGAACAAAAGCTAGTTAGTTAACCTCTATTTTGCAGCAACTCATCACACCGGGCATGGTGTGACGTTCATCAGAAGAGGTTTACCTAGAAGTTTCAGTAGCACTGTAAAGTACTTGGTACTAACTAAATCAgaccaatgtttttttttaaagactcaCCGAACATTGATCTTGCAAGTGGACAGGACTGTGGGTCTGAATGGAACAACAGTGTCCTTCTGAGGGACGTTGGTGGCAGAGACCCGGGTCTGTCTGCGTTTGTCTGTAGCTGGCTTACTGGCCGAGAGTCTACTTTTATCCGTGGCAGATTTGATGGCTGAGAACCGAGTCTGTCTGCATCTGTCTGTGGCAGGTCTCTGGGACGCTGGGCTGAACAGGGAGGCACAGCTCGAGGTTGAGATCTGGAAAATACATCAATGATTGATCACACCAAGCAACAATTGACTTGGAACCAATTAAGAGCTTAAAAAGATTCAACATTTACTACTTACTGCTGGAGGTTTTCCTTCAGTTGGTTTAGGAAGAGTCTTATCAGAGAGAACCTGAAGAATACCAAGACAATATATGATTAGCCATTTGCTAAATTTATGAATTAGCTATGCAATTTTGTAATAAATAATTCCTTGGGCTTATTTGAGATTGAACATCAAACCCCACCTTGACCACAACACAAACACCACCTCTATTATATAGTTCAGGGGATTTCAACTCTGACCCCGCGAGGTCCGAAGCCtgttggttttctgttctacctgataattgatttcacccacctggtgtcccaggtctaaattagTCCCCGATTTAAAAAaacacagtggaactggctttgaggtccagagttgagttttgATGGATATAGTTCATTACCTTCAGTTCCTTCACTGAACTTCTGAACAAATCAACTTGCTTAGTCTTCCTTTCCACGTATGAATCAATGGACTCCATCTTCTTGAAATGTGCCTCGTGGAGCTTTCTGAAGTCTACAATAGAAAGTAAAAAATTTTCAGGTCAGAATTTTCACTACTTATCTTGAGGCTTAATGCATTCCGGACAGACATCGTTTCAAGCAAAGACCTAAAAAATGTTTAATCTTGAATGTTTTAGATCCTGTAGATACAGAACATATGATTCAGACGACTAACTTGGGGTAGTAGGCTTCAGCATTGACTTAGTCCTCTTCAGGAGCCCCTCATGACGAGGGATTCTTCCTACAGGCTTCAccaccttctgtccctctcctgtaCAAAGCAATATGAGAATGTGatcaagatatatatatatatatttttaaaacattttagtcatttagcagatgttcttatccagagcaacttacaggagcaattagggttatgtGATTTGCTCAAGGGCAGACAGATTTTAATTTTTTTAGCTAGTCGACTCTGGGATTCAAACCgccgacctttcggttactggcccaacacttaaccgctaggctacctgccaccctaatgaGGTGACTAAAACCAGAGTTGATGCTCTACATAATAATCTACAATTGAACCTTGTCCACCAGACTAACCTTCCTCAAACGTCACTGCATCTGTGTGGCCAGGTTCAGGCTGTGTCTGAACATTGGTTTTCTGTGACTCCTCCACTGGTGCTGCCACCCCAGAATCCTTAGCGGCAGACGTTTTCCTTCTCTTCACACTCCCTTGGTCGATTCTGGGTTCAACCAGCCTCTCAAACATCTAGATGATCAAAAAACACCATAGTTCAGTTTCTCAAACACATATCCTTAACATAAGACACATGGAGACCACTGTTGgggcacacacacctgttcctCATCTTCAGGTTCCTTCCTCTTCTTCGGTCGCCCTCTACCGCGACGTTTGGTAACAAACTCCCGAGCTGGTTGTTTTAGTGAaggctcatcatcatcatcatcatgtgatGAATTGTTGATTTCCTGGGTTGAGTTGATGTCATCCTGTGCAGCAACGCCAGTCTCATCTCCCTGCTAAATACACAACCAGAGGTTTTCTACTGGCTGTGAAATTACAATGCAAAACATAGCTAGTTATAAACACACAGAAAGAAAGTTAAGGAGAAATCTGTGTACCTTGCAGATCATGTAGAAGTGTGATAAGTTGCGTTTTTAAAATGTCAAGTGCACAAATACAGTGAAATGACTTTCTTGCAAGTTCttatcccaacaatgcagtaatcaatatcaatttacacctgtatttaactaggcaagtcagttaagaacaaattcttattgacaatgacagcctaccccggccaaacccagaagacactgggccaattgtgctctacCCTATGGTACTCCtaaatcacggccggatgtgatacagcctggattcaaaccagggactgtagtacattagaccgctgcgccactcgggagcccaatgcagtaatcaatatcaatgtagtagtatacagtatgcatagtcactttacctctacctacatgtaaatattacctcgactaatctgtgcccccacacattgtaccggtaccccttctatatagccttgttactgttattttacatttttctattttcttgCTTACTTCAATTTATTCAGTAAATACCTTTACacatctgcattgttggttaaaacgCTTGTAAGTaagtctgttgtattcggcgcatgggacaaataaaatttgattttaagtCAAATAGAACAAAAAcaaggggggtggggggtcatAATTTGAACAGAAGTTGGAGGGAGCTTCAAGACAGAACTTAACGTACGTCCACTGCAACATCTTCTTGCGGTTGTTGTTGCAGCTGCAAGTGCTCCTTGAGCGCCTTCAGAAGCTTATCAGCCTTTAAACACATAAAACACAAAGTTAACTAGGTTGTACACTGCAAAACAACGTGATGGATAATATAGTACGTTAACTAGCTATTAGttgggtaacgttagctagctaacgcgtTAGCTAACCCACAAACAACCCAATGCCGTAACGTTTATGTTTACGATTTATTGTACCTTCAGTTTTGAGGTTTTGAGCCCAACCTCCTTCGCAAGACTGCGCAATTCGGCATACTTCATGGAATCCAATTCCATTTTTCTTGTTTTACCTAAAACAAATGAACTTGTCACTGCAACACGTTTTAACTAATCCGCTCCCGCTTCGAGTAACTCACAGACAAATCATCTGACGCGCCTGACGGTTAAAATGCTCAGGTTCAAAAAACTGGAGAATAAGCCATGTGATTGGCTGGCGGATGTACACGGAAGTACCTCGCAACCAATCAAAACTAATTTCTATCAGCACCTAGGTTCTCCGCTAGATGGCAGTAAAAACACGGAATAAAACAACCGAAAAAGACACTTAAAATAGATGTTTTGGGTCAGAAGTTGAATAACGTGACATTTGAaataaaataatagaaaaatGTATGATTTCGAGTCATTTCAATACTGCGATACAGATGACCAAAGCCTGGAGAATGAGGCAGTGAACGAAGCCAAATGTCGGGAATCCAGCAACTTTCCATTGTGGACGATGGAACAGTGTGGGCTGATTCCCGGGCGATCTGTGAAGAGGCAACATGTCAACTCACTCAATGTGTCTTAGTAAGTTGCTTCATTACAACTAGCTAGTTAGGTGAATATTACTAGTGTGTTTCCGTTGTCAGGTTTATAACGAGGGGGAACACGGTCTGAGAGGTGTTTGAACCAGCAACGCTGCCCCTGTGAGTAACTCGTACTAACGTAGCGCCGAGACCCCTAGAGCAGGGTTGGCCAACTGGCTTCTTCTTCGGTGGGGTTTATCGGTTGGCATTGGTTATTggttggcatccaacgttatggtgcattaccgccacctaatGTACTGGAttgtgggatagagacagagagacactaaATCCTACCTGCCAGACCCATtgctctttaaaaaaataactagATATTTGAGAGTATATCTAATATGACGTTTTACTCAATATACTCTTTAAACTAATTTCTTGTatccccttctcccttctccctcatactagatatcagcctctctctttccctctgataCTGCCCACACTGTAGCTATACATGCCCCACTGTCTCTGTTTCCTGGCAATAATCACACTTTCCTGTTGGAAGCATTCCTATCACATTTAAGGTCTTATTTAACAgactgtgtcccacccttaatcttgtAAAAAATCTGTCCCTCCCTACCGTCCTCCCCGACTTTCCTCTGTACTTGAAATAAATGCCTTCCCTTAGTATCTCTAGTCAactgctcctgccatctctgcaccatcactgtccatatcaggcttttaacctgccatctctacaccatcactgtccatatcaggcttttaacctgccatctctgcaccatcactgtccatatcaggcttttaacctgccatctctgcaccatcactgtccatatcaggcttttaacctgtcatctctgcaccatcactgtccatatcaggcttttaacctgtcatctctgcaccatcactgtccatatcaggcttttaacctgtcatctctgcaccatcactgtccatatcaggcttttaacctgtcatctctgcaccatcactgtccatatcaggctttttgcTTCTGCTTTGCTCATTGAAACTATAAcctcaacatccccactacttagtgcttgtttagccagtacatcaacatccccactacttagtgcttgtttaaccagtacatcaacatccccactacttagtgcttgttaacccagtacatcaacatccccactacttagtgcttgttcagccagtacatcaacatccccactacttagtgcttgtttagtcagtacatcaacatccccactacttagtgcttgtttagccagtacatcaacatccccactacttagtgcttgttaacccagtacatcaacatccccactacttagtgcttgtttagccagtacatcaacatccccactacttagtgcttgtttagccagtacatcaacatcccgcactacttagtgcttgttcagccagtacatcaacatccccactagtTAGTGCTTGTTtaaccagtacatcaacatccccactacttagtgcttgtttagccagtacatcaacatccccactacttagtgcttgtttaaccagtacatcaacatccccactacttagtgcttgttcagTCAGtgcatcaacatccccactacttagtgcttgtttatccagtacatcaacatcccccactacttagtgcttgtttagccagtacatcaacatccccactacttagtgcttgtttagccagtacatcaacatccccactacttagtgcttgttcagccagtacatcaacatccccactacttagtgcttgtttagccagtacatcaacatccccactacttagtgcttgtttagccagtacatcaacatccccactactaagtgcttgtttagccagtaaatCAACTGCCTcgttcccctccacccccacatgGGCTGGGACCCAAGTCAATGTTATCTGTATACCCATCTGTCTAATCCTGCCATTGGGGTTGTAGCACCTCATAAAGCAGGTCTTGTCTTCTACGTGACCTAAAGGACTGGAGACTCATTAACAACGCACATGAATCAGAGCGAATAACTACTCTGTCTGGCTTGACTTCCTCCACCCACTGCAAGGCCAACAGTACGGCCATCAGCTCCGCTATATATACAGGCAGATGATCTGTAATCCGTTTCCTGACTGCCACTCCACAGTCCTGCTCTACAAATACTGACCCAGTACTTCCTGTCTGGATCTTTTGAACCATCTGTGTAAATGGCCACAACATCCTGATATACAGTATCCAGACGTCTCTTaaaccaatcagatggatcatcaccctccctgtctttctgGAGTCTCTCCAACAGAGTAGCCATGGTGGATTTACAGGAATGGCTACTGTTGGACTAAACTCCCTTCCATACAGTCCCATCTCCTTCGCCTGGTTATTACCCCACCTACCCAAAGCTCGTGTTCTGTCTTCGCTCATGTTCCCAGCATGCCTGTAAAATCCCTTTCGCAGGATGAGATACCCCATGTCCCTGTAGGTTGATACCGTAATTAATTGCCAgctgctgtctcctaatctgcaaTGGCATTTCCCCCATCTCCACCTGTAGTGCCGCCACTGGAGAGGTCTCGAAACGCCCCACTACATATTCTGAGTCCTTGCCCCAGTATGACTTTCCAATGATGTACGGGCTGCCGAACCATACGCTATACTGCTATAGTCTATATCAGACCGGATCAATGCAACATATATGATCCTCAATGAGGAACGCCCAGCCTCCCCACTCCttccccgtcagacaggatcaatgcaacatacatggtcctcaatgaggaacgcccagcctcccactccttccccgtcagacaggatcaatGCAACATACATGATCCTCAATGAGGAACGCCCAGCCTCCCACTCCgtccccgtcagacaggatcaatgcaacatacatgatcctcaatgaggaacgcccagccccccactccttccccgtcagaccggatcaatgcaacatacatggtcctcaatgaggaacgcccagcctcccactccttccccgtcagacaggatcaatgcaacatacatggtcctcaatgaggaacgcccagcctcccactccttccccgtcagacaggatcaatGCAACATACATGATCCTCAATGAGGAACGCCCAGCCTCCCACTCCgtccccgtcagacaggatcaatGCAACATACATGATCCTTAATGAGGAACGCCCAGCCTCCCACTCCttccccgtcagacaggatcaatGCAACATACATGATCCTTAATAAGGAACGCCCAGCCTCCCCACTCCTAGCTTGTTGGCCTCGTTGGGTCCTTTCCTGGCTTCCGGAttggtcccactactgtctccttccagctacctggtagttgattggtcccactactgtctcctttcagctgtctggtagttgattggtcccactactgtctccttccagctgtctggtagttgattggtcccactactgtctccttccagttgtctggtagttgattggtcccactactgtctccttccagctgtctggtagttgattggtcccactactgtctccttccagctgtctggtagttgattggtcccactactgtctccttccagctgtctggtagttgattggtcttccagctgtctggtagttgattggtcccacTACTTTCTCCTTCCAGttgtctggtagttgattggtcccactactgtctccttccagctgtctggtagttgattggtcccacTACTTTCTCCTTCCAGttgtctggtagttgattggtcccactactgtctccttccagctgtctggtagttgattggtcccactactgtctccttccagctgtctggtagttgattggtcccactactgtctccttccagctgtctggtagttgattggccccactactgtctccttccagctacctggtagttgattggtcccactactgtctccttccagctgtctggtagttgattggtcccactactgtctccttccagctgtctggtagttgattggtcccact
The sequence above is a segment of the Salvelinus fontinalis isolate EN_2023a chromosome 15, ASM2944872v1, whole genome shotgun sequence genome. Coding sequences within it:
- the LOC129811284 gene encoding nucleolar and spindle-associated protein 1-like isoform X2, with the translated sequence MELDSMKYAELRSLAKEVGLKTSKLKADKLLKALKEHLQLQQQPQEDVAVDGDETGVAAQDDINSTQEINNSSHDDDDDEPSLKQPAREFVTKRRGRGRPKKRKEPEDEEQMFERLVEPRIDQGSVKRRKTSAAKDSGVAAPVEESQKTNVQTQPEPGHTDAVTFEEGEGQKVVKPVGRIPRHEGLLKRTKSMLKPTTPNFRKLHEAHFKKMESIDSYVERKTKQVDLFRSSVKELKVLSDKTLPKPTEGKPPAISTSSCASLFSPASQRPATDRCRQTRFSAIKSATDKSRLSASKPATDKRRQTRVSATNVPQKDTVVPFRPTVLSTCKINVRFSQATRDNEHKRSMVKTPARASTRVELVTPGKETKVVGGKHEVNKPSVLSSTKTPGTAFVFNGNTSVLSNTPGTNKANFDLKASLSKPLTYKPHRGKLKPYGETKENTADQSQIVPSHQKNYKQHPVQTREERRTKQTEDRKQKKVNMLGARRGLVMT
- the LOC129811284 gene encoding nucleolar and spindle-associated protein 1-like isoform X3; translation: MELDSMKYAELRSLAKEVGLKTSKLKADKLLKALKEHLQLQQQPQEDVAVDQGDETGVAAQDDINSTQEINNSSHDDDDDEPSLKQPAREFVTKRRGRGRPKKRKEPEDEEQMFERLVEPRIDQGSVKRRKTSAAKDSGVAAPVEESQKTNVQTQPEPGHTDAVTFEEGEGQKVVKPVGRIPRHEGLLKRTKSMLKPTTPNFRKLHEAHFKKMESIDSYVERKTKQVDLFRSSVKELKVLSDKTLPKPTEGKPPAISTSSCASLFSPASQRPATDRCRQTRFSAIKSATDKSRLSASKPATDKRRQTRVSATNVPQKDTVVPFRPTVLSTCKINVRFSQATRDNEHKRSMVKTPARASTRVELVTPGKETKVVGGKHEVNKPSVLSSTKTPAFVFNGNTSVLSNTPGTNKANFDLKASLSKPLTYKPHRGKLKPYGETKENTADQSQIVPSHQKNYKQHPVQTREERRTKQTEDRKQKKVNMLGARRGLVMT
- the LOC129811284 gene encoding nucleolar and spindle-associated protein 1-like isoform X1, with the translated sequence MELDSMKYAELRSLAKEVGLKTSKLKADKLLKALKEHLQLQQQPQEDVAVDQGDETGVAAQDDINSTQEINNSSHDDDDDEPSLKQPAREFVTKRRGRGRPKKRKEPEDEEQMFERLVEPRIDQGSVKRRKTSAAKDSGVAAPVEESQKTNVQTQPEPGHTDAVTFEEGEGQKVVKPVGRIPRHEGLLKRTKSMLKPTTPNFRKLHEAHFKKMESIDSYVERKTKQVDLFRSSVKELKVLSDKTLPKPTEGKPPAISTSSCASLFSPASQRPATDRCRQTRFSAIKSATDKSRLSASKPATDKRRQTRVSATNVPQKDTVVPFRPTVLSTCKINVRFSQATRDNEHKRSMVKTPARASTRVELVTPGKETKVVGGKHEVNKPSVLSSTKTPGTAFVFNGNTSVLSNTPGTNKANFDLKASLSKPLTYKPHRGKLKPYGETKENTADQSQIVPSHQKNYKQHPVQTREERRTKQTEDRKQKKVNMLGARRGLVMT